A window from Drosophila nasuta strain 15112-1781.00 chromosome 3, ASM2355853v1, whole genome shotgun sequence encodes these proteins:
- the LOC132788369 gene encoding uncharacterized protein LOC132788369 isoform X2: MGCAFEAAREQPKQRTKQPNRNQCAASVTTATTAIGSTTTTTTTSREAEDIQIKDNYQQNHKTQTATAKANGKHQKATAQVLLATQQQQQQQQQQFCQVALDNKDALATTHETIEATTAAAAAATPTIDIEATNDLQITCTNCYSRSPEINRDEQPQQQQLQQQQRRRRRRHSRRQDHGRRNKGLLATPTTTATTTPTMVAAATTTATLAGIPCLRLHEMLLHARAALATPRNSANEEQQEQKQKDVVQQQQQPLAYRPWQCLSDNVASAVVPATMSAAILANLSATSAAAYQYLGQHYKHYSQSFSFYAASSVILMLCYLTTTSTAAATQSETGALDKHPIHGIDWSKFDESSSDKEILDLLLEKKRYDKRLLPPVNDEDFCCGLQSPDMATNQNARRPHNRGTLTVNVNVLLLSLASPDESSLKYEVEFLLNQQWNDPRLQYGNKSHYDFLNALHHHDSIWTPDTYFIMHGDFKDPIIPMHFALRIFRNGTITYAMRRHLILSCQGSLHIFPFDDPKCSFSMESISYEEAQIKYVWKNDEDTLRKSPSLTTLNAYLIKNQTTACDQNSWRGNYSCLRVDLIFTRDRAFYFTTVFIPGIILVTSSFITFWLEWNAVPARSMIGVTTMLNFFTTSNGFRSTLPVVSNLTAMNVWDGVCMCFIYASLLEFVCVNYVGRKRPLHNVVYRPGENPVTQRLPAVLSRIGVILASPLASANATPAMANTPLSTAMGTAASTATPGTPRCAVDEDFFGGGMRWQEAHGGIIGAAVQNLRARSIKRKSGREAAAKSPSSTSISPGVSKSVVPMPAEHIYEEPAPAPAPAPSTIATRVKFKDEQEDDASTTSTSTLRRSIATSTPALVVRIEQEEEETLKSNTESEKVGAGAEPQPLQQSIEMTEHQCQLAMPLKPPRRKSSRSNSPSNAFAATDEESMMMTTTMTTTTTTSTTRARETGEKRRDAGAPNEIVACTTCGGSNSPCTHSANNGCATETCFVQVRKKEPPHPIRVAKTIDVIARITFPTAYAIFLIFFFVHYKGFS; the protein is encoded by the exons ATGGGCTGCGCCTTTGAAGCAGCCAGAGAGCAGCCCAaacaaagaacaaaacaaCCAAATAGAAATCAATGTGCTGCCtcagtaacaacagcaacaacagcaataggaagtactacaactacaacaactacgagCAGAGAAGCAGAGGACATACAAATCAAGGATAACTATCAACAAAATCATAAAACGcaaacagcgacagcaaaagcaaacggCAAACATCAAAAAGCGACAGCTCAAGTGCTTTTAGcgacacagcaacaacaacagcagcagcaacaacagttttGTCAAGTGGCGTTGGATAACAAGGACGCGTTGGCGACGACACACGAAACAAtcgaagcaacaacagcagcagcagcagcagcaacgccaaCAATCGATATTGAGGCAACAAACGATTTGCAAATAACTTGCACCAATTGCTACAGTCGCAGCCCAGAGATTAACAGAGAtgagcagccgcagcagcagcagcttcagcagcaacagcggcgaCGTCGTCGCCGGCATTCAAGGCGTCAAGATCATGGGCGTCGCAACAAGGGATTGctggcaacaccaacaacaacagcaacaacaacaccaacaatggttgcagcagccacaacaacagcaacattggCTGGCATACCCTGTCTGCGGTTGCACGAGATGTTGCTGCATGCGCGAGCTGCCTTAGCGACGCCTCGTAACTCGGCAAACGAAgagcagcaagagcaaaagcagaaggacgtggtgcagcagcaacagcaaccattAGCCTATCGGCCGTGGCAATGTCTGTCGGACAATGTCGCCAGCGCCGTCGTACCCGCCACCATGTCAGCCGCCATTTTAGCCAATCTGAGCGCCACATCGGCTGCCGCTTATCAGTATCTGGGCCAGCATTATAAACATTATAGCCAATCGTTCAGCTTCTATGCGGCATCCAGTGTAATACTGATGCTCTGCTATCTGACCACCACATCCACGGCCGCTGCCACACAATCGGAGACGGGTGCCCTTGACAAGCATCCCAT TCATGGCATCGATTGGTCGAA ATTCGATGAATCGAGCTCAGATAAGGAGATATTAGATTTATTACTCGAGAAAAAACGCTATGATAAACGATTACTGCCGCCTGTAAATG ATGAAGACTTTTGCTGTGGTTTGCAATCGCCCGATATGGCTACAAATCAAAATGCACGGAGACCACACAATCGCG GCACGCTGACCGTAAATGTTAATGTGTTGCTTTTAAGCTTAGCATCGCCCGATGAAAGCAGCTTG AAATATGAAGTGGAATTTCTATTGAATCAGCAATGGAACGATCCACGGCTGCAATATGGCAATAAGTCGCACTATGATTTCTTAAATGCTTTGCATCATCATGACAGCATCTGGACGCCCGACACGTACTTCATTATGCATGGCGATTTCAAGGATCCCATCATACCAATGCATTTCGCTTTAAGAATATTTCGGAACGGGACCATTACGTACGCAATGAG GCGTCACTTGATATTGTCCTGTCAGGGCAGCCTGCACATATTTCCATTCGATGATCCAAAGTGCTCATTCTCTATGGAAAGCA TTTCGTATGAGGAAGCACAAATCAAGTATGTTTGGAAGAATGATGAGGATACGCTGCGTAAAAGTCCCTCATTGACCACACTGAATGCGTATTTGATTAAGAATCAAACGACGGCCTGTGATCAAAATAGTTGGCGAG GGAACTACAGCTGTCTTAGGGTCGATTTAATCTTTACCAGAGATCGTGCATTCTATTTCACCACCGTTTTTATACCTGGCATTATATTGGTGACGTCATCCTTTATAACATTCTGGCTAGAATGGAATGCCGTGCCAGCTAGATCAATGATAg GCGTGACAACAATGTTGAATTTCTTCACTACCTCGAACGGTTTCCGCAGCACTCTGCCCGTTGTCTCGAATCTAACTGCGATGAATGTGTGGGACGGCGTCTGCATGTGCTTCATTTATGCCTCACTGCTGGAGTTCGTTTGCGTCAATTATGTGGGCCGAAAGCGTCCGCTGCACAACGTCGTCTACCGGCCAGGCGAAAATCCCGTAACACag CGTCTTCCAGCGGTACTAAGCAGGATCGGAGTAATTCTTGCAAGTCCTTTG GCAAGCGCCAACGCCACACCGGCCATGGCAAATACGCCGCTATCGACGGCTATGGGCACGGCCGCATCGACGGCAACCCCGGGCACACCTCGCTGTGCCGTGGACGAGGATTTCTTTGGCGGTGGCATGCGGTGGCAGGAGGCGCATGGTGGCATCATCGGTGCAGCCGTGCAAAATTTGCGGGCACGTTCGATTAAACGTAAAAGCGGACGGGAAGCCGCAGCTAAAAGCCCGTCATCAACATCCATATCGCCAGGTGTGAGCAAAAGCGTCGTCCCAATGCCAGCCGAGCATATCTACGAGGagccagctccagctccagctcctgcACCATCCACGATTGCCACGCGAGTCAAGTTCAAGGATGAGCAAGAGGATGATGCATCCACCACCTCCACTTCGACGTTGCGACGCTCGATTGCCACAAGCACGCCAGCGTTGGTGGTGCGTATCGAACAGGAGGAAGAGGAAACGTTAAAGTCAAACACAGAATCAGAGAAGGTAGGGGCTGGAGCAGAGCCACAGCCATTGCAGCAGTCTATCGAAATGACCGAACATCAATGTCAATTGGCAATGCCATTAAAGCCGCCACGCAGGAAATCTTCGCGCTCCAATTCGCCGAGCAACGCGTTCGCCGCCACGGATGAGGAGTCAATGATGAtgacaacgacgatgacgacgacgacgacgacgtcgacgaccaGAGCAAGGGAAACT
- the LOC132788369 gene encoding uncharacterized protein LOC132788369 isoform X7, whose translation MGCAFEAAREQPKQRTKQPNRNQCAASVTTATTAIGSTTTTTTTSREAEDIQIKDNYQQNHKTQTATAKANGKHQKATAQVLLATQQQQQQQQQQFCQVALDNKDALATTHETIEATTAAAAAATPTIDIEATNDLQITCTNCYSRSPEINRDEQPQQQQLQQQQRRRRRRHSRRQDHGRRNKGLLATPTTTATTTPTMVAAATTTATLAGIPCLRLHEMLLHARAALATPRNSANEEQQEQKQKDVVQQQQQPLAYRPWQCLSDNVASAVVPATMSAAILANLSATSAAAYQYLGQHYKHYSQSFSFYAASSVILMLCYLTTTSTAAATQSETGALDKHPIHGIDWSKFDESSSDKEILDLLLEKKRYDKRLLPPVNGTLTVNVNVLLLSLASPDESSLKYEVEFLLNQQWNDPRLQYGNKSHYDFLNALHHHDSIWTPDTYFIMHGDFKDPIIPMHFALRIFRNGTITYAMRRHLILSCQGSLHIFPFDDPKCSFSMESISYEEAQIKYVWKNDEDTLRKSPSLTTLNAYLIKNQTTACDQNSWRGNYSCLQVELTFTRDRAYYFTTVFIPGIILVTSSFITFWLEWNAVPARVMIGVTTMLNFFTTSNGFRSTLPVVSNLTAMNVWDGVCMCFIYASLLEFVCVNYVGRKRPLHNVVYRPGENPVTQRLPAVLSRIGVILASPLASANATPAMANTPLSTAMGTAASTATPGTPRCAVDEDFFGGGMRWQEAHGGIIGAAVQNLRARSIKRKSGREAAAKSPSSTSISPGVSKSVVPMPAEHIYEEPAPAPAPAPSTIATRVKFKDEQEDDASTTSTSTLRRSIATSTPALVVRIEQEEEETLKSNTESEKVGAGAEPQPLQQSIEMTEHQCQLAMPLKPPRRKSSRSNSPSNAFAATDEESMMMTTTMTTTTTTSTTRARETGEKRRDAGAPNEIVACTTCGGSNSPCTHSANNGCATETCFVQVRKKEPPHPIRVAKTIDVIARITFPTAYAIFLIFFFVHYKGFS comes from the exons ATGGGCTGCGCCTTTGAAGCAGCCAGAGAGCAGCCCAaacaaagaacaaaacaaCCAAATAGAAATCAATGTGCTGCCtcagtaacaacagcaacaacagcaataggaagtactacaactacaacaactacgagCAGAGAAGCAGAGGACATACAAATCAAGGATAACTATCAACAAAATCATAAAACGcaaacagcgacagcaaaagcaaacggCAAACATCAAAAAGCGACAGCTCAAGTGCTTTTAGcgacacagcaacaacaacagcagcagcaacaacagttttGTCAAGTGGCGTTGGATAACAAGGACGCGTTGGCGACGACACACGAAACAAtcgaagcaacaacagcagcagcagcagcagcaacgccaaCAATCGATATTGAGGCAACAAACGATTTGCAAATAACTTGCACCAATTGCTACAGTCGCAGCCCAGAGATTAACAGAGAtgagcagccgcagcagcagcagcttcagcagcaacagcggcgaCGTCGTCGCCGGCATTCAAGGCGTCAAGATCATGGGCGTCGCAACAAGGGATTGctggcaacaccaacaacaacagcaacaacaacaccaacaatggttgcagcagccacaacaacagcaacattggCTGGCATACCCTGTCTGCGGTTGCACGAGATGTTGCTGCATGCGCGAGCTGCCTTAGCGACGCCTCGTAACTCGGCAAACGAAgagcagcaagagcaaaagcagaaggacgtggtgcagcagcaacagcaaccattAGCCTATCGGCCGTGGCAATGTCTGTCGGACAATGTCGCCAGCGCCGTCGTACCCGCCACCATGTCAGCCGCCATTTTAGCCAATCTGAGCGCCACATCGGCTGCCGCTTATCAGTATCTGGGCCAGCATTATAAACATTATAGCCAATCGTTCAGCTTCTATGCGGCATCCAGTGTAATACTGATGCTCTGCTATCTGACCACCACATCCACGGCCGCTGCCACACAATCGGAGACGGGTGCCCTTGACAAGCATCCCAT TCATGGCATCGATTGGTCGAA ATTCGATGAATCGAGCTCAGATAAGGAGATATTAGATTTATTACTCGAGAAAAAACGCTATGATAAACGATTACTGCCGCCTGTAAATG GCACGCTGACCGTAAATGTTAATGTGTTGCTTTTAAGCTTAGCATCGCCCGATGAAAGCAGCTTG AAATATGAAGTGGAATTTCTATTGAATCAGCAATGGAACGATCCACGGCTGCAATATGGCAATAAGTCGCACTATGATTTCTTAAATGCTTTGCATCATCATGACAGCATCTGGACGCCCGACACGTACTTCATTATGCATGGCGATTTCAAGGATCCCATCATACCAATGCATTTCGCTTTAAGAATATTTCGGAACGGGACCATTACGTACGCAATGAG GCGTCACTTGATATTGTCCTGTCAGGGCAGCCTGCACATATTTCCATTCGATGATCCAAAGTGCTCATTCTCTATGGAAAGCA TTTCGTATGAGGAAGCACAAATCAAGTATGTTTGGAAGAATGATGAGGATACGCTGCGTAAAAGTCCCTCATTGACCACACTGAATGCGTATTTGATTAAGAATCAAACGACGGCCTGTGATCAAAATAGTTGGCGAG GTAATTACAGTTGCCTACAGGTCGAGTTGACATTTACCCGTGATCGTGCGTATTATTTTACAACCGTTTTCATACCTGGCATTATATTGGTCACCTCGTCGTTTATCACATTTTGGCTGGAGTGGAATGCAGTGCCAGCCCGGGTTATGATCG GCGTGACAACAATGTTGAATTTCTTCACTACCTCGAACGGTTTCCGCAGCACTCTGCCCGTTGTCTCGAATCTAACTGCGATGAATGTGTGGGACGGCGTCTGCATGTGCTTCATTTATGCCTCACTGCTGGAGTTCGTTTGCGTCAATTATGTGGGCCGAAAGCGTCCGCTGCACAACGTCGTCTACCGGCCAGGCGAAAATCCCGTAACACag CGTCTTCCAGCGGTACTAAGCAGGATCGGAGTAATTCTTGCAAGTCCTTTG GCAAGCGCCAACGCCACACCGGCCATGGCAAATACGCCGCTATCGACGGCTATGGGCACGGCCGCATCGACGGCAACCCCGGGCACACCTCGCTGTGCCGTGGACGAGGATTTCTTTGGCGGTGGCATGCGGTGGCAGGAGGCGCATGGTGGCATCATCGGTGCAGCCGTGCAAAATTTGCGGGCACGTTCGATTAAACGTAAAAGCGGACGGGAAGCCGCAGCTAAAAGCCCGTCATCAACATCCATATCGCCAGGTGTGAGCAAAAGCGTCGTCCCAATGCCAGCCGAGCATATCTACGAGGagccagctccagctccagctcctgcACCATCCACGATTGCCACGCGAGTCAAGTTCAAGGATGAGCAAGAGGATGATGCATCCACCACCTCCACTTCGACGTTGCGACGCTCGATTGCCACAAGCACGCCAGCGTTGGTGGTGCGTATCGAACAGGAGGAAGAGGAAACGTTAAAGTCAAACACAGAATCAGAGAAGGTAGGGGCTGGAGCAGAGCCACAGCCATTGCAGCAGTCTATCGAAATGACCGAACATCAATGTCAATTGGCAATGCCATTAAAGCCGCCACGCAGGAAATCTTCGCGCTCCAATTCGCCGAGCAACGCGTTCGCCGCCACGGATGAGGAGTCAATGATGAtgacaacgacgatgacgacgacgacgacgacgtcgacgaccaGAGCAAGGGAAACT